A window from Gammaproteobacteria bacterium encodes these proteins:
- a CDS encoding HAD hydrolase-like protein codes for MILQAAEEYGLDLGASLLIGDSHTDIQAGRAAGVGCNILFDPAADAAGMRAPDHAVVPRLVDAVRFIARECG; via the coding sequence ATGATACTCCAGGCCGCCGAAGAGTACGGGCTGGACCTCGGGGCATCCTTGCTGATAGGCGATAGTCATACGGACATTCAGGCCGGTAGGGCGGCAGGTGTCGGCTGCAATATTCTATTTGATCCGGCAGCTGATGCCGCTGGAATGCGGGCGCCGGATCACGCGGTTGTGCCCCGTCTGGTGGATGCGGTGCGGTTCATTGCAAGGGAGTGCGGATGA
- a CDS encoding glycosyltransferase family 2 protein produces the protein MMTEASVTVVIVNWNGGDLLDQCLRHLLRQSRSPRRILIMDNGSTDGSADRIRDTAEVDVQFVGANLGFARANNLALKECDTDFVALLNPDAFPDRDWLENLLHAARTHPDVAAFGSRQMVHGTENTLDGIGDVYHFSGLIWRDGHGRPHSEADDVDGEIFSPCAGAALYRRDALLEVGGFDEDYFCYVEDVDLGFRLRLAGYKSMYVADAVVYHVGSACSGGQHSDFAVYYGHRNLVWAFVKNMPGTLFWILLPVHLLLNVVTLIHFTLHGQGAVMLRAKRDALKGIPSAWRKRRGVQAQRRASVRDIWRVLDKRLIPSRRLSRDHLLKVLGLV, from the coding sequence ATGATGACAGAAGCGTCGGTTACTGTTGTCATTGTCAACTGGAACGGTGGTGATCTTCTGGATCAGTGCCTGAGACATCTGCTTCGGCAGTCCAGGTCTCCCCGGCGGATCCTGATAATGGACAACGGCAGTACGGATGGCTCTGCGGATCGGATCCGGGATACAGCCGAGGTGGATGTACAATTCGTCGGCGCTAACCTCGGGTTCGCGCGGGCCAACAACCTCGCGCTGAAGGAGTGTGACACGGACTTCGTCGCGTTGCTCAATCCCGACGCATTTCCTGACAGGGACTGGTTGGAGAATCTGCTACATGCGGCACGTACCCACCCCGACGTCGCCGCCTTCGGCTCCCGGCAGATGGTACATGGCACCGAGAATACGCTGGATGGCATCGGCGATGTCTACCATTTCTCCGGCCTGATCTGGCGCGACGGACATGGGCGGCCTCATTCCGAGGCGGACGACGTCGATGGGGAGATATTCTCGCCCTGCGCCGGGGCCGCCTTGTATCGACGGGATGCGCTTCTGGAAGTGGGGGGGTTCGACGAGGACTATTTTTGTTACGTCGAAGACGTGGACCTGGGTTTTCGGCTGCGTCTTGCCGGTTACAAGTCCATGTATGTCGCGGATGCCGTCGTGTATCATGTCGGTTCGGCCTGCAGCGGCGGACAGCACAGCGATTTCGCCGTCTATTATGGGCACCGAAATCTGGTCTGGGCGTTCGTGAAGAATATGCCGGGGACGCTGTTCTGGATCCTTCTGCCCGTGCACCTGCTTCTGAATGTGGTTACTTTGATACACTTTACGCTCCACGGGCAGGGCGCGGTGATGCTGCGGGCCAAGCGGGATGCGCTCAAGGGCATCCCATCAGCCTGGCGGAAGCGGCGTGGAGTACAGGCGCAGCGCCGTGCGTCTGTCCGTGATATCTGGCGGGTGCTGGACAAGCGTCTGATCCCGTCGAGGCGACTGAGCAGGGACCATTTGTTAAAAGTTCTGGGTCTGGTATGA